Part of the Vigna unguiculata cultivar IT97K-499-35 chromosome 3, ASM411807v1, whole genome shotgun sequence genome, aTAAGCTCTCTTGTTGAAATATTATTCATTTGACCTCTTCAGGTTTAGTGTTTTACAATTAATTGGTTACTTTTATGCCTTATATATCATTTTCTTGTGCATTTGAACTTTGACATGTTTCTTTATGTTCATACTCACGTTCACTTGTCAAAATTATTAGAGATGATGTTGTAActttttgatgtttttaaatctatttgaGATTTGAGTTTTCTGTATATAAAATGATTTGTTATAACATCGAGAGatcaaatataacaaattataattgaaaacaCTGTTCTATCCCCTTACCTTAAACAAAACACTAGCATAGTTATGATGTTGAGTTCTATTAATATTTGATTCGTTACTAGAATGTTATAAGTTGGTAAATAGTATTACAAAACGAAGGCAATAGTAGttaatactattttatatattatgcatCATTTGTATTTTGGCAATGGGTAAGAAAATCCAATCAAATTTCACATTTTGTATGATTTTCTACCAGTTCTGAGTATGAAAAACAACTCCTTAACCATTTTGTTCATAACATGTACTTTGTTTAGGTCAAATAAGTGAAACCATTATACTCGTTCACCTTTCTTAAATATCTAGATTTCCATGGTTATAGAAATTGTAGTAGTTGGATTTGAGCAATTCTTATACATTAACATTCATCGAACTTCTACTTGATTTTTTCTGTGATAACATTAACACTATCATAATACGAACATGATACTGCATGAAATTGATGTTGTCATACATGAGTTATGGGTCATGAAAGAgtaataatcattaatattgTGTTTAAATTTTCAACATTTTAGCTATTGGAATAATGTAGAGAAGATCAACAATTTAGAGCATCTGAGGCAAATGGAAGAGTCAATACGAGAATCAATCAATCGAGTGGGCCTGCAGAAGGTAGGACTTTGTTTCATGTAGAATAGCCATATTGTCATGTCATCTTGAAATGACCACTACACCAATCCATAAATAACTAATGTCAACATGCTTTCTGAAATTAACAGGAAAATTTAGGGAAGCACCAACTCATTTCACTTGAATGTGCTAACCAGGTAGTAAATGCtgtattttctctttgttaatatttcttcttctacttttcaatatatttatttggtaTATTGCTGCTTTGTAGTTACAGGAAGGGATGACATTACCCTTGATGATGGCAAGTCTACAAGAATCTCAACCGCTGTCTTGGcttttgaataatgataatCATCAATTGTTGTTACCAAGTGAACCAAAATTTCTACCATTTAGGTGGGTTAAATCATGGTTTATCAGATTTTCTTCCTAAGATTGACTTATAGCACCTTGTGATTCATCTTTCAATGTGGTTACTGGTTTTATTGTGTAACATACAGTGATAATACCAATAGAGAAGCCGAGTGTTCCACTGACATTTCACTTCCAAGCTATTCAAGTTATATCGGAAACAACAAACTTGAAGTTGGTAGCTCTCCCCAAGTGACTACTTTGGGTCAAGGAGGTGGTGCAATGAACGAGTTAAATGGAACCACATACTTAAATGTACAACGTTGTGACCAATTTGCGTTTCCTCCTCCACAAGATATTGAGGAAGCAAAACATTTACCAACATtaaacaacaaatcaaacaccGTGGATTACCAAGTTAACAACTTTGATCTTTCCGGTTCACTATTTGAAAATGGACATCAATTTTGGAATTCTGCTTCGGGGTCTTGTGGTATTGCCATGTATAATGAGAACGGCTACCACAGAGTGAGCAATCCTTTTATGTTTCAATGATTCATATGTTTCTGGTAGATTTTGAATTTGCTTAAATCGCTCAAATGGGCATTAAGACAACtcaaacaaaacataatatttattgtgtttCAATTCTTTATGTTGGATTTACTCTCTACTTTTCTTTTAGACAATTTGAGTTTAGGTTGTTTCTAATGTCCTATATGTTCTGCAGTAAATCACTGACTCAACTATTCATGCTAGCCTTTTTGGAGTGACGAGGTATCAGTCGATAAAGTGATGACAAAATGGTTGCAAATTATGTCTTCAAAAACCAGATTAGATTGTCTCTCCACCTATGAGGTCAACAGGGTTCGTAAGAGTGGACAATATTAGTTGTATATATTGTAAGACTTGTAGGATGCAGTTTGCTCACACACCAGTATTAAATTCACTAACTCTTTTACCAGTAGATTTTTGGAACTGATTGATCCAAGctgtaaatttgaattttgtacaaaagttaCTTTAAATGGTCTTATAAATAGTTTCACAAAGTGAAAGTTTACTTGTTCCTGGTTCCCTCAGCACACATACAATCTTTTATCTAAGAGCATACTATTCAGAAATCAAAGTTCCAAATCACTCACTAATATTGTAATGGTATATGAAGAACTgtgctttaatatttttattgagatTTCATGTTTGAAGTcgagtaaaaaatattagaaacgaacaaaatattaaagatagTGAGTTAAACTTCTCAATCAAGACTAGTCGTCTTATTTTGcacttttaagataaaagaaaagttttaaaCCAGCCAACTTCTAAATTTTTTCAGTCTGGGCATTTCCATAATCACAGTGCGACTACATTtggaattttaatttattactaaCATAGGTTTTAGATGAAGAtgcaaagaaaataaacattttgatTCACGTTGATAAATTATAACATTAGACGATGGTGGAAAATAGTTCAGTAGAGGtaatttacaaatatatatatatatatatatatatatatgaatataaccACATCATCgttaattgaaaaaattcaatccatattCACCAGAAAAATAGCATTCAGACAGAAAAATCTAacttatattaaatgaaaaattatagtggtatacaacaattataataacttctatcaatattaataaaaaaaagtctgGTCAACATTGATTAACAAGTAAAGATACCAACATATTTAAGTTTTAGTCAAACTAGCAATGTTTCGATCGGAATCAAACGAAAAAATTccaaatttgaaaatgttaaaattttaaaattcttactttcaactaaattttgaaaattttaaatgataaataattcaaataccaaacattttaaattgtttataaaaataataattcaattaagttttaagtGCTTCGTGtctttattgtttaatttttctttaaccggattattatcttttcatcttgttttcttatttttatagattaaagaaatgtataacataaaataatattaaaacaatacaaattattattttacgaCTCAAGTATGTAGATCGAccacaatatattttattaattacgaAACCTTATAATTTTTACAcgtaaatgaaataaaataaaatgaaaaaataatataacaaacaCGTCATCTATTAAACGAAAAAACTAAATGAtaatattcaattgaaaaataaaaataattcaaaatatttaaatttataacaagcttaaactttaattaagccatcaataatttattctgTGTAAAGTTTCAACCCAAACATGTATCCTCTCATCACAAAATCAAGGTTATAACACGGTAGAAAAAcattcattgaaaaaaaaaaaagttcaattttggaaaacatatatgaaaaaatggAGATGCGGGGTATCGATCCCCGTACCTCTCGCATGCTAAGCGAGCGCTCTACCATCTGAGCTACATCCCCATTACATTTTTCTCACACATAAGCTTTAAATATTCTAAACATAACACCACAAGAattaccaataaaaaaaatatcgcCCAGATTATActgtgttatttttatataattagtacttataataattatgtttaaatgtgTAAATTGTACTCTGTATTTATAATAGACAAGTTAAATTACAATatgaagttatttttaattattgataattttctagattgctgaaatttaatttagatatgaataaaaaaaacttgGACACAACTAAAAAGTTTACTtgatagaaaacaaatattattttaagaattatttattttattatcaagtgTGATAGAATAAAACAAGATaggtatatttattttactgaaattaattaattaattgtttatttctgataaaattgtttttttatctgtaattgttttcaaataaatggaattagaaaatactttaaaatgatAATTCATCTTCCGTATGTTTAATGCTACCATAATTTTCAACATTATTTTCACTcgcatttattattattattattattatttattataaatttatataaaaattttcaaaaatatgataATCATCACCACTATTAATGTTATCACGATGGTCATGACgatcataatttattatcattacaaTAATTATCAaagtttattaatatattatatgagtATATGATGGAGGTAGTatatagggatgtcaaaaaaatatgCATATGCGGATATCAGCATATAAAACTTACAATGGATAGAAAATTGATATGGAAAATGGATACTCATGGGttgttttttatcaattggttttgaaatgcaatatcattttctttttaaattgtcattcaacattaACACTATTTAATTGggttatttgaactttatttgaaatttatgaatgttatgtattatatttaatttcttaaatattttttaaaaataattgtaaatacttgtggatattaaaaaaatatgcaggtaTTCGCACAGATATGAGGACGGGTACGGGATGAATTTTTGTCTCGCGAATAGGGTACGAGGGAGCTATTACTCGTACCCTACCTGCCCCCATTAACATCCTTAGTCGTATCgaatcaaataataaatgtagTATTTAGAAAGTGATTCTAAAGTCGTCTCCTAGTGACCAATGCATTCAATTAAAGGTTCCAATTACAAACACAACACCTAAAAAATGGGGGAGGGGGGTAGTTGACAGATTTAAAAACAACTTCACATTTAGAAACTTAGTATATGAAAAATGCATTGACTTCTTGAATCAAATACAATCCACTATCATAGGccacaaaaataattcattttcttaaaatctcAATCCACTTGAACATAACTTACTAAGTGAATATTACAACCAAATTCAATACGCAATTAAGTCGCGCATACACCCATTAATCTGTGACAACTCATCTacattcattaagcatgaacacaaTCAACTCATACCACATACACTCAATATGAGTATTGAgcataaacaaaacaaacaaatcaTCAAAACACATATTCAATGGTgaagataaaacaaaaacaaaaataacaattatagaAACGAAAACCTCAAAGCCTCACTACTTTATCTTCAAGAAGTCAATACACATAAATTAGCAAGCCATAGAAATGGAGTTACAAAGCAATGCATAACAAAAATACTCTATGGAAAGTCATaaacaaagtaaaaaacaaGAATAATCAAGTCAAAATATCAAACCATAGGCTAGGTTATGCTCCAATATGAAGAAAAACGTGAACAAACGGTGATTCCTTCAATAGGTCTCTGAGGAGGCTCAAAAAACGTAAAATCCAAGTGCAAAAACGAGAATGTCATGTTTtgaaccctaaaaccctaaaaaactcgtggtcatatcaccacACATATGTAGAtctggttaaatatatttttggtccttttattttgagtgaaaattaaaattacttcttctttgaaaccttaaactaatttagtccctcaactttgtaaatgcataaatttagtcctttaaccaatttttattaagtttatttgatatttcaaatatatttcattatagtatttttatttatttacaaggTTTGACATATTTTCTCTTCAATGTCAGTTGAGAAACGCGTTTacaacgtcaaataaacttaaaatttttggtttaaatgactaaatttacacaTTTGTAAAGATGAGAAACTAAATTGGTTTAAGGTTTCCAATAAgcactaatttcaattttcactaaaagttaacaaaccaaaaacatatgCAGATctacaaaaatgtcattttggTTCACATAATTACAAGACTGTCACTATGGGCTCAGATGTTGCTGGGAACAAAGGCTGATATGGCACAAACGACATGGGACTATTctcttcacaaaaataaaaatacaagtcCAAAAGTACTTCACaacaaaatctaaaattaattaagaaatgaaaattagaCCAAGTAAACCCAACTTAGTTAAAAATTCGTATTATTGACCCAATGAggttaataaatgaaaatgcaCTAATAGTGAACAATAAAGACCAAACATTCCTCAAGGTGGAtagaaaaagataagaaaatagGGAGAAATAATGACTTATCAGTATATCAAACATATAATAACACCAATatttgttttatcttattatcATTTCATcctacttttatattatttgtttgatcAAATTTAGATGAAATGTTTTTAAGGTCGATAACAAGGTTTTCAAGAGCTTTTGTGAGaaaacttcaaattttaaagagaAACAAAGGAAATTCATTTGCAAAACACTATATAGCACTCAAGTCGACACGAGTTTAAAGAGATTACAAAATATGAGTATAGTGACGAATGAGAGAATTGACTAAATACTTCATATGATAATGTGTTGTATATTTACTAACTTGATTTACACGAACAAAATATGTTACTTATAAGATTTTTACTTATTGTTTCATATGAACATATTTTTAAGTTGTCTCGGTAATAACATTAtctttaataatattactatatGTGAATATCTTGTGGTCTTACTCTAAATATATTGGATTTCTTCAAATATATTAGAATTCAAGTATATCATACTAAGTATTCAACTATTTTGGATGGAGTAGATAGGTAAGTTTTTTAAGCTTgaaataatactttaaatattctCCAACAGTACTTTCTTAtacaaatcaatattttaaaattaagatcaTTCATAGgtttaaatttagtttcatttgaactttttgttagtaattttgggtcatgcatatatatgatacataattaaatgtgttagggccattatttataaagccaaataataaagtgatatgactaaattaaagatttggctaaaggcatatgtcatgaaaataaatattgtgtgaGACTAgttaataatttctaatttgatgaggggccaaattagaaatactaaaacttaagtaattcagtttataaatggtcgtgATCCCCTTCTGAGAGCACACAGGGAGTCATAACTTGTGTCAAATGAAATCTTAGAGTCCATTGACTTCACAAactttgatgtttgtgttgaatgcatTAAGGGCAAACAGACCAAAGCGAAGAGATTAGGTGCATATAGAGCTTCAGACGTCTTAGAGTTGATTCATACGGATATTTGTGGGCCATTTCCTACACCTTATTGGAATggtcaacaatattttatatcattcaTAGACGATTACTTAAGATATGCATACTTATTTCTTATACATGAAAAGTCACAGTCTTTGGAtgtgttcaaatcttttaaagttgaagttgaaaatcAACTCAACAAAAGAATTAAGTCTGTTAGATCTGACCGTGGTGGTGAGTACTATGGCAGGTATGATGGATCAGGTGAACAGCGTCCAGGACCTTTTGCCAAGTACCTAGAGGAGTGTGGAATTGTCCCACAGTACACCATGCTGGGctcacccagtatgaatggtgTAGCTGAGATGATAAGGATATAGTAAGGAGTATGATTTGTCATTCCACCTTACCAGAGTCACTATGGGGAGAGGCATTAAAGACGACAACTTATATTCTAAACAGAGTACCAACTAAAGCAGCTACTAAAACACCTTATGAGCTTTGGATTGGGCGAAAGCCTAGTCTAAAGCATTTCCATGTGTGGGGTTGTCCAGCTGAGGCAAGGCCTTATAagccaaatgaaaagaaattggacTCGCGAACAGTAAGTAGTTACTTTATTGGTTATTCTGAGAGATTTAggggatataaattttatgatcccATATTAAAGACAATTTTTGAGACAGGGACTGCTACATTCTTTGAGGATATTGAGTTTGGGGGGAAGAATCAGATTAGAAAATTTGTTTTGGAGGAAGAATCGGTAATAATTCTAGAACCGATTCAAACAATTACTTTTGATGAAGTAAGTTCGAAACCTCCACAAAACATTGCTGATGAACCCCATACTCAAGATGGTTTGGTTGTTCGTGAAGAACAAACTCAAGATCCTCAATAACCTATGCTTCATGAGTCACACCTTTGCAGAGATCCATGAGAGAAAGGAGAAGTGCCATTTCAGATGATTATGTTGTATTTCTCCAAGAAAATGAAGATCCTAACAATGGTGTGATGGAAGATGATCCAATCACCGTCCGTCAAGCCATACAGGATCCTATTTCAGAAAAATGGATTAAAGCAATGAGGGAAGAGTATAAATCCATGCAAGACAATAAGATTTGGGAACTTGTCCCATTACCAGAAggtgtgaaacccattggttgtaaaTGGTTATTTAAGACCAAATGGGATTCTAACGGtgtgaaacccattttgacatctctaatttAACCCCatttcttcaactttttaatTACGCCAAAAATGTGGCTTTTGCTTCTCATGCTTCTTTTttagttaattatgttttttatttttaatatatatatatatatatatatatatatatatatatatatatattttgaatacccattaaaattatgttttcaatTGAGTGTTGAATAATACCTGTAAATTATGTTATATGCTCAATTCAAGTGTCCATTCCTCCGTAAGTTGTGTCAAGTGTGACataattttggaaatttttttaattttaaacaattatgaATACCAAgcatctttcatttttttatacgGACATGATATgtcatgtatttatatttagaaaaaaatattaaataacttaaacaaaatatttaatttattaaataatcaacttaaaataaaatgattaaatattataaaaaagaatattacaTTATAATGTGAAATGTTATTTAAACTTTAAGTTTTAAAACAGAGTAaattcaccatttttttttgttttcgttttttctaaatattttttaatcacgATAATCTATCAAAATGTTAAATTTGAACTAAAGTAAAAGAGCTCTCTAAACTTCTTTCAAGAGtgtaattttataacatttttcaattttgattaagataccattttaaattatatgcactaaaattttcacaattcattattaatatttaaatgaaattaatatcgAAAGAGTTTTGATTTGagtaaaaagtataaaaatagttttgtatGTATTAAAACTAAACCTACTAAAGCTAACaattcatacaaataaatattttaaaaagtaataatgaatgataaaaactacaattacattttttttcttaaattttaatagtgAATTTGTAGGTTAATAAAACGCATTCATCCAACGGTCAGGATTTAATGAGAGGAAAAGGAACAAACTGGCTGTGTCACCTATACCCTAATTTATACTACCgcctctctttctctctatatataCGAAGCCATTCGCCTAAAGCCCTAACATCCGCAGCGGCAGCGATATTCGTCAGGGTTTCTTCTCTGTCCATCTCTTGCTTGTTTTttctcattaattttttttcgtttcaattcACTTGCTTTCAAATGCTGTGTGCCTATGATGGTGTTAAATATACTCCGAGATTTATTTCTATGATATAAACTTCGATCTGAGGCACTAGCTTTATCTTCCTCGATGATTCATACAGTGAAATGTTTTAATGATTTTGGTAACTGCTCGCGGAGATAAAgcttctgtttttattttttttgtatatatatttgttattatatttggaTTGCAATTGTAATGTTTTTGCCCTAAGTTACTGCGTGCCCTTGTATGGCTTATGATCTAGCTTATGTTTTCTTGTGATAATGTTTAAAGTCTGTAGTCAGTGACTGTAAATGGTTGTAGTCATACGCAGATGACGACAAAATAGACAGGGACATCAGTACTCCAAAGGAGAATGTTGACTTCGTCTAATGGGAATCTCTCTGATGCGttattgtgttttttctttgtttttgtgtaaTGTTTTTAAGTTAGTATTTCAATGTGTTGTTTTTAGAACCATTGTAACATTTGCAAGTGACGATAACTTAGACAGGGACATCAGTACTTATGCTAAGGATGGTGATTTGTCTTTGGGAATCTCTCCGATGCACAATGAATTTTCATGATAATGTGGATTGTGTTAACTAAGTCACATATGGTTGAAAAGAAACATATCTATAGATGATGTTCTGATTATCTAATGTATTCTATAAGCGGTATTTTTCACTTTAACTGAACTGACGAGGAATGTGTTTACTCAAATTATATTTGCTGTAACCCGATCCTAGAGTAGCGTCTTCTAAATATTGTCTGTTGGTATGTAATGTGTACTAATATGTTGAATAATTAATCTAGTATTAATTTGGCCAATGATGTACTCATTTTTACGTATTATCAGATGTGTGTGTGATGATATCTTAATTGTCACTACCTCTGAGGCCAtctttttgtttggttttcatGTCATTCTGATTTTAACACCACTTTTTGATTGGATACGAATggattatgttttaaatattgattttgtttgTAGTTGGTTAATTTGATAACTTATATCTTGTTGCTTTGTGTTTTAATCTCTTTTTACGGTCTATTTAGCGATTTCgcttaaaaattaaatcattttgaTGACTGCCTAGTAGACAATTTACCGACCCCCTTGGTATTGTTTCAATGGATTTTTGAGCTGGGGTTATGAAATGACCTCTGACTCGGTGGTTCATGTTATTGACCGCATCTTTTTGCTCTCTTAATATTGTTTGTAATTGAAAAGCTTGTTTGCGCCAAAATAAAAGCTTCCTTGGCCTGTAAATTAGGTTTTGTTGTATGTATTTTACAAGCCTGATGATTGCCACTAAGAACGGAGATTTGAAGATGCTTCTGTTGAAGTTAGATTAAATTCGGACTCCAAAAGCATCTTAAGAAATAGAATGTTTATATTGGTGTTAATGAAGGCTTGTAATCTATGTTAAGCTCTTATTATGTAAGGCAAATGGTTATCTTAAATGAAAATCTATACCGCACATTTTGTTGTTGTGCTTTTGGAATATCATTTTGAATATTTGGAGTTAGTGTTTTTTAAATCTAAATGACTTTTGATTTGTTAtgtaattttaagtttaattcctTTGAATTTGTGTGGTGTATGCTTTATGACATGTTTTTATATAGACTAACCAATTTTCTGGTGCAGAATGTCTTAGCGAATTTCTCATGATGAGTTCTAACCtatgaaatatttgaattttgctTTTCCCTGAAAGCAATCGTGATAATGGGGAAAGGcctattttgtcttaatttggcTTTCCAATAATTATTGGTCATGATCTGGCACCGAGTACCGAGGAAGATGGATTTGAGAGTTTCTATGGTGTTTGAAACAATTAATATGCAATGAAATTCAAGTGATGATTTACGGGGTGAGGTTAGCAGAGAAAAGTAAGCTAGGTCAATTTGAATTGACGAAAATGTCCTTACCTTTGCACATACATGGTTCTTGTTCGTCTTCTTGATTCTCCTCTCTCACTTCATGGAGGCTATAATGCCATGTACTTCCCTTCCTATTGTCATGTCTCTCTCAACCCCAAAAAACTACGTGTAGATCCTCCACTACAACTCTCACGCAGACACCACAGTAACgtcacaaaataaatttaatggaaCAATCTTTCAACAATTGAAATAAGAATCGgacaaaatgaatttattctatattatggtttaaataatattagtaatataaatattttaaataatatacataatatttaaaaacaatatacataataatatataaattattacttaacacaaattatttttttttcaattccattttattttaacataatttccttaatttcatattttatttaaaatattaactcgtattttattttagcacaatttatattaattaaattttattttaaattacttttatgatGGTACTCATTTAATTTtgtacattaaaatattttttaatctatgaaATCTATTACATTATTCTAtaactttcataaattttcatctCAAATTTTATTCACTTAAGTTTttgatacattattttaaattacttaatttaaaccatgttattttttttaacatgccATGTTTTTCACAACATTGttatttaacaaaattcatTGTTAATCAAATACTCGAGTTAAtcactaatttattttatctctctttttttaaacATACATCAGTGAAATTAATCGTTAGCATCGataaacttttttgttttgtcaagagttaaaatactaacaaaaacaTTGTTTTTGTATTTATCTAACACGCCATTATTTCattaatcttttatcttttagaaCTCATTAATTGTGTCAAAATTGAAAGCTATGTGTTGGTGAAAAAATGGGAACAGTTTTTTTAGGTTTAGCAATGGTAACATATAGTAATAACTGCAATAGagacattattttaattaaataataaagaactTCGAACTTTATTAACATGAATTAAACAAGAGAGATCTTTGACGCCTAACTGGAAATAAAATGTAGGAATAGGGATCTCTGCTGTATTATTCTGTGCAAAAGAATGAAATTGGAACAACACactaagtatatatatatatatatatatatatatatatatatatatatatatatatatatatatatatatatatattatcttatataGATTTGAATAGGGGTTGGAGTActatgttatttatatatatctttttagttgattaaaaaaaagcaTGAATTATACCATTTTGTATTTTaagacttgaaaaaaaaaatgcagcaTGAGAACTATTGAATCAATCAACGATTgaatattatcaaataataaatgaatgatgaaattattaaagGTTCAATTCTTGATCAGCAATTGTCACTCTATAAAATTGCAACAGCatttgaaaaagtgaaattcattttatataattgtaaaaataaatgtcAAATGGTTTAACATT contains:
- the LOC114175117 gene encoding LOW QUALITY PROTEIN: agamous-like MADS-box protein AGL65 (The sequence of the model RefSeq protein was modified relative to this genomic sequence to represent the inferred CDS: inserted 1 base in 1 codon), yielding MGRVKLKIKKLESISNRHVTYSKRKSGILKKAKELSILCDIDILLLMFSPTGKPTLLQGERSNIEEVVAKFAQLSPQERAKRKMESLEALKKTFKKLDHDVKIQDFLGSSTQTVEELSHQVRVLQAQLTEVHQRLSYWNNVEKINNLEHLRQMEESIRESINRVGLQKENLGKHQLISLECANQLQEGMTLPLMMASLQESQPLSWLLNNDNHQLLLPSEPKFLPFSDNTNREAECSTDISLPSYSSYIGNNKLEVGXLSPSDYFGSRRWCNERVKWNHILKCTTL